In Salinibacterium sp. NK8237, the following proteins share a genomic window:
- a CDS encoding HPF/RaiA family ribosome-associated protein has translation MQVIVNTDNNITLSEDKIASITSELESKLAHFSSHLTRLEVHLSDESAGRSTGDDIRCQLEARPENRTPELVTDNASTVETAINGATRKMQHVLETTFGRADQHKGASSMGGVEPR, from the coding sequence ATGCAGGTCATCGTGAACACCGATAACAACATCACTCTCAGCGAAGACAAGATTGCGTCGATCACGTCAGAGCTTGAGTCCAAGCTTGCTCACTTCAGCTCCCACCTCACGCGACTCGAAGTTCACCTGAGCGACGAGAGCGCCGGCCGCAGCACAGGTGACGACATCCGGTGCCAGCTTGAAGCGCGTCCCGAAAACCGTACTCCCGAGCTCGTCACCGACAATGCGTCAACCGTTGAAACTGCAATCAACGGTGCGACTCGCAAGATGCAGCATGTGCTCGAGACGACCTTCGGTCGCGCGGATCAGCACAAAGGTGCCAGCTCGATGGGTGGCGTCGAACCTCGCTAA